A part of Helicoverpa zea isolate HzStark_Cry1AcR chromosome 17, ilHelZeax1.1, whole genome shotgun sequence genomic DNA contains:
- the LOC124638256 gene encoding esterase E4-like — protein MDKTLNYEWRLSATNMRYRPKFVYIVCLSCVHYVCSLFVSTPVVEVSQGKLRGLRSFSGQNRYYGIPYAVSKRFQPPKLPKKWSGVYHAVSRFDSCAQSFAIFQFGVEDCHRLDVYTPASGHKLPVLVFFHGGAYYYGSKWHYDPEFLVKKNVIVVTVNYRLGVLGFLCLNNVANLGLKDQVAALRWIQKNIAAFGGDPDNVTISGYSAGATSAAMHLLSKRSTGLFHKAILMSGVPLTPWAFNPEPLTPAFEDAAKIAKVQNESDVYNTFLTSPLTDVLSATKGTSIDPRYFKYSPCVDTEFSDAFFHNTPYDTITSGDFNKVPMIVGFTDMEGALFYGLNNQRTLEYLDNNFVDRLPSVFSWCSNDDKREIAKKIRSYYFSKDSISSRAAVRGGVDYYSDWISYGAVDAFSKLMAKYSDAPVYNYMFSYKGGRNFGSLMFSGKLEVSGATHSDDLFYVFKPGGLTLGLSSSDRLIIDRHATMLTNFMKVGEPTPHTTPLLPVRWPATTANRSQILHIDRQLSVSDMPASHQGRFLLELLCEHGQPGFVPCESHRNCNLQIDVRGNWQ, from the exons ATGGACAAAACTTTAAACTATGAGTGGAGACTTTCGGCGACAAATATGAGATACAGACCAAAGTTCGTGTACATTGTGTGTTTGTCGTGTGTTCACTATGTGTGCAGTTTGTTCGTATCCACCCCCGTGGTGGAAGTAAGCCAGGGTAAATTAAGGGGGCTCCGGAGCTTCTCCGGGCAGAACCGGTATTACGGGATCCCCTACGCCGTCAGCAAGAGATTCcaa CCACCAAAACTACCGAAGAAATGGAGCGGCGTGTACCACGCGGTATCGCGGTTCGACTCTTGTGCACAAAGCTTCGCGATATTTCAATTTGGCGTCGAGGACTGCCACCGGCTCGACGTGTACACGCCAGCCAGTGGTCACAAACTGCCAGTCCTGGTGTTCTTCCACGGAGGAGCATACTACTACGGCAGCAAGTGGCATTATGACCCCGAGTTTCTAGTCAAGAAGAACGTCATAGTCGTAACAGTCAACTATAGATTAGGTGTCCTAGGTTTCTTGTGTTTGAATAATGTTGCCAACCTTGGTCTCAAAGATCAAGTAGCAGCTTTAAGATGGATACAAAAGAATATAGCGGCGTTCGGCGGCGACCCCGACAACGTGACTATATCCGGGTACAGCGCCGGCGCTACCTCAGCAGCAATGCACCTCCTCTCCAAGCGCAGCACAGGACTGTTCCACAAGGCCATCCTGATGAGCGGCGTGCCTCTCACTCCCTGGGCCTTCAACCCGGAGCCGCTCACTCCAGCATTCGAAGACGCCGCTAAGATAGCCAAAGTACAAAACGAAAGCGACGTTTACAATACTTTTCTGACGTCACCCTTAACAGATGTACTGTCAGCAACAAAAGGCACATCAATAGATCCTCGGTACTTCAAGTATTCGCCGTGTGTCGACACTGAATTCTCCGATGCATTTTTCCACAACACGCCATACGACACCATCACATCGGGAGACTTTAACAAAGTGCCCATGATTGTCGGCTTCACAGACATGGAGGGCGCGCTGTTCTACGGACTCAATAACCAAAGAACGTTAGAATATTTAGACAATAATTTCGTGGACAGGCTCCCTTCGGTATTTTCGTGGTGTTCGAACGATGATAAAAGAGAAATAGCCAAGAAAATACGCTCATATTACTTTAGCAAGGACAGCATCAGTAGTAGAGCCGCCGTCAGAGGTGGTGTGGACTATTATTCGGATTGGATATCGTACGGAGCGGTTGACGCGTTCTCGAAGCTGATGGCGAAGTATTCGGACGCACCCGTGTATAATTACATGTTTTCTTACAAAGGAGGTCGTAATTTCGGAAGTTTGATGTTTAGTGGAAAGCTCGAAGTGAGCGGGGCCACGCACTCCGATGATCTCTTCTACGTGTTCAAGCCAGGAGGACTGACCTTAGGGTTAAGCAGCAGCGACCGACTGATCATCGACCGGCATGCCACAATGCTGACCAACTTTATGAAGGTTGG GGAGCCGACGCCGCACACGACGCCTCTGCTGCCGGTCCGCTGGCCAGCCACCACCGCCAACCGGTCGCAGATCCTGCACATCGACCGGCAGCTGTCAGTGAGCGACATGCCGGCCAGCCACCAGGGCCGGTTCCTGCTGGAACTGCTGTGTGAACACGGCCAGCCAGGGTTCGTGCCCTGCGAGAGTCACAGGAACTGCAACCTGCAGATCGATGTGCGAGGGAATTGGCAATAA